TTTTGTCAGTTATGAAGCTGATGTGAAAGCTAAAGGAGGAATCGATGTTGCAGATGATGTATGGATTGGAGCTAACGCGATTATTGTCTCCGGCGTAGCGATTGGTCAAGGAGCGGTTATTGCTGCAGGTAGCATAGTGACCAAAGACGTTCCCCCATATGCAATAGTTGGGGGGAATCCTGCCAAAGTCATTAAATACCGCTTTAACGAAGAAGCAATTCGCGTTCTTGAAACACTTGATTTTTCAAAATTGACTCCAGATTTTTTTAAAACTAATCGGGCGTATCTTTTGTCACTAGATGTAAATAAAGATAGTAAAGAATTAGCAGAAATAATCAATAATTTTGTTGCTAAAGAAAAGTAGTTCTTTGTTTAAAAAGAGTAGGTGAATGAAAACTAGCAGTAATGCTTTTTACCCAATTACTATTTTCTCATGCTGAAATAAAAAGATATGTGAATTTTGGATGGCGCTTGTAGAACGGGAATAGTTTTTTTGAACAAGTTGTTCGGTGAATGAGTAGAAATTGTCAACTTCGATAAAAGCAAGCGGTTCTTTCTGTACAGAAGGTACAAGTTGAAAAAAAGATAAAAAATATTCAATTTATCACTACTGAGATGTATCAGCTGGATTATTCAGTTGAGCCTTTGGGTGTCATTATGGTAATGTATCTTCCAAATCCTGAAAGTACAATTAAGGTATTAAAAAAACGGCTGAAATCTAGTGGAAAGATGATTTTTAAGAGAGTGATTCTTCTGGTACCGACTTTTCAAATGAAGGAATGCCAAAGCCCATGCAAGTACAAAAACGGGTTTGAGATAGAGTTGCTAAAAAAAGCGGAAATATTCATATTGAGTTAGAAATGTCTTCCATATTCCTAAAGGCTGGTCTGAGTGTGGTTGCTTATAAAGCAGTGGCAGTTATTCAGAGTGTTGAAACGAGTAGTGATGTAGCTTGGGCCATCAAAATGGTGGTCTCAAGAATAATCGGAGCAGGTGTAGCACAACAAAGAGAGCTAGATAGTGATAATCTCGAAAACAATTTAAAACTTGAAATGTGTAATTCAGACAATGACTTCATACGTGAGATGAATTTTGGAACTTGTGGGGTAAATAAATTAGAGCATGAACATTATTGAGTTTGCTCTCTTTACTATGTAAGTTGCAGATTGAATCTAAACTTCATTGCAGAGAAAACTTGGAAGTTAGTTGGATTTCACCTTAAAAAGTTACTAGTAAGTGTTTTTTGATCCTACTTTTTGCCCTTTTTCATCACATTTTACCGGAGTTTTTAGACTGTATAATATTTTATGCTCTTTAACTAAACGCTTGTCAAATATTACCAGAAGAGAATCTAGGCTTGTACTATTGGCTTAAAGAGGAATAATTCTAACTTTATTAGATGTTGATTTACTAATGCATTAGAGTTGTTTTGCCTTTTTTAAAAGGATAATGTTGTTCTTTTTTATTAAAGCAAATTTCTATAAATAGAACATAGAAAAATTTGGTTACAATAAGAAAACAAAAAAGGTTTTGGATAATCTATAAAATTTTTTCTAGAGTGTTACTCTTAAAAAAGATATAGAATGGTTTTAACGACGATGAAGATATAACGATATAAAAATATAAATGTCAATTTCGTTGATAATTGACATTTTTTTTGTTGATTTTATACAATTATTTTATAATAAACTATGGTTAGTCAAACGTTTTTTTGATGAATAGAAATCAAAGATTTAGCATTTCTAATTTTTTTCTGAAAATAAGAATTTTTTTACCATTACGTTTTGTTCATAATGCTGTTAGCATCTTGCTATCGATGAAAGGAGCAAGATGTATGTTATTTTTAGGAATTTTTGGCGCACTGTTTCAACTTTGTCTGATTCCGTTGTTTATTTATTGTGAAAAAAAAGAAAAGAAAATAAATAAGGAGAGAAAAAATGAAATTAATAGGAGTTTCAAAAAAAATCAACAATAAACTTATTTTAGAAAATATTAATCTTGAAGCAAACCCTGGTGAAATTGTGGGTTTAGTAGGACCTAATGGAGCAGGTAAAACAACAACTATGAAAATTATGAGTGGATTAATTGTTAATTTTGAAGGAGAAGTTCAACAGAAAAATAACGTTGGAATGTTAATTGACGGACCGAAATTTTTTCCGAATAAAACGGCGAGAGAAAACTTGCAGTATTTTGCTTCAATGGTTGAAGATTCTTATGACTTCAACTTTATTGAGAAGATATTTGATATGACAGAATATAAGAAAAAGAAGGTCAAATCTTTTTCATTGGGGATGAAACAAAGACTGGGAATGGGATTGGCTTTAATAAATAAAAGTGAGTTACTAATTTTAGATGAGCCAATGAATGGCCTAGACCCAGATGGTGTCAAACAAACAATTAAAACTTTGAAAATGTTAGCGGAAAAAATGAAGATTACGATTGTTATTTCAAGCCATATTTTAGACGATTTAGAAAAACTATGTGATCGCGTTTATTTTATTAGAAATGGTGAAATTGTCCGGCATTTAGATTTAAAAAATGAAAGTAGTTTGTGTTTTCAGTTTATTTTTACAGAAAATCAACAGCTTGATGGTAAGGAGATATTGCAACAATATCGTTCATTTAAAGAGCTTGGGCCTAATACTTTGATAATTGAAGAACGAGATAGAAAAATGGCAATAAGAGAATTAGTTCGGCAAGAGATTATTCCTGTGGAAATAAGAAAATATCATGAAAGTCTAACTGATGCGTATTTTGAATTAGCTGATGGACAAGGAGGAACTCGATGAAACTACAAAATTTGATTAGAGAAGATACGAAACGACGGGTAATTTCATTTGCCTTAAAGTATTTAATTGTCTTTTTACTGCTGAGTTTAGTTTTGCCCATTTTAAGTGTTTTAATCGGAGATCATCCTGATATTGAGGAAGTAGTCTCTGCCACTACATTTATTTTTAGTTTATTACTTCCTATTACGGCTGTTCATTTTTTGGTGGAAGATCAGGGGACAAAAATCTATAATTATTTTTTCAAATCTTCTCAAGGCAGAATATTCTACTTAGTTTCCTTGATTGCCACTACTTTAATTCTTGGGGTCATAGCAACACTTTTATTTGGTAGTGTATGTATTGGCTACGGTATGGTATTTCAAGTGAATGGAGAGATTAGTGAAATACTACCCGTTGCAATATCGTATTTACTTATACCGACGTTCTATTTAGCAGTAGCGCTCTTTTTATTTTTGTATTTTGGTTTAGAGGGCGTTACGTTGACGATGATAAATTTATTACTACTTTTCATTTTTCCGATTGTGACTAGTTTAGTAGCACCTCAGTTAGGTCTTGTAATTTTATTTCGAACACCATTTTATTTGTTGAGTTTTATTGCTGTTGATGGTATAACGTGGTCTGACTTTTCTATTTCTCTGGTGTTAACAGTTCTACTTTATATTCTATGCTTCTTCAAAATTAAAAGAAATGATTTTTAAAGTAAAAAACAAGCTGAAGTACGTTTTATTTATACGTCTGTTCAGCTTGTTTTTTGTGACTAATTTTATAAAGTAATTTTTCTAATGTGCGCCAGTTTCTTTCGGTTGGAAAGTTTTTCATAAGTAAAAGTGGTGTTTGGTCCGTATCAAAATAATAATTTGAGATTACTAAATCTGCACGAGAGACATCTAGTTCATAATCATAAAAGGATAACGGATAAGCATTGCCAAAGTAATTTTTAACTTTGTTCATCAGCCAAAGTCGATGTGTATGATGTAAATCGTCAGCTATTAGGATTTTTATAGGTTCTTGCTTTTTGAGCGGTAAGTCATAATAATCTAAAATATAATAATAGCTTAGAAATAACTGCTCTTTGTTTTTTAATAGCTGTCGTACATTTTCTGGTGCAACAAGTTGTAAGTGCCGATAAAAATCTAAAATAATGTGTGCCACTTCTTTTTGTTGTCGTTGCAATTTTTTTATAAACGAGTAATTGAAAAAAACATCTGTATTTCCGAAAAACAACTGGCTACGCTCATGAAAGGCAATGAAATTAAAGAGTAACTCCGAATCCTTTGTATCCAGTTTGAATTGGAAGTCGTCTTGTATGACTCGTTGCAAGTTTGTTACTGCTGCATAAGATGTACTGTTATTTAGTTGATGTGCTTTTGCATGACTTTTCTCATATAGACGATTTCCATCAATTACTCCAAAGGAATAAAGAACTTGGTATAAAAACAATTGCTCAGGAATTGGAAAAACAAGATCACATTGGGAGAGCCAAATATTTACTAATGAAAAATTTTCATCTGCCGCAGCAATCTTCTCAGTATGAGTATCCAATTTAACTGGATAAATGGTAAAACGATCTAAAATGATTGCTAACCAGTAACTGAATATACGTTTTTGTAAAGAAAGCAAGGATATTTTGTAGACTTTTTCAAACTGTGAAACATACTTTAATATTTTTTTCTGCGAGCTCTTGAACGGCCAGCCACCGCGTCTAGTAGAATTCCAATAAAAGTAATAAAAGAAAGCACGTATATTTGCCTCGTTGGCATCAAGTTCTAATGCAAATGGATGAAACTTTATTTTACAACGTTTAAAATAAGGAACAAGCAATTTAGCGTAGCGAAAAACAGTAGAGACGCTAGTAAACTGTTTATCAGCAAAGTCTTCTAAATTTTTATATGGATTATGATAAATAAAATCAATTAAGTAATAGTTGTAAGACTGATAGTAGTAGTGTAAATAAATATTATAAATTGGAAAATCTTCTTCCTTAAAAAGAAAAAAACGTTGATTATTTTCATTTTTTAATTCAATTTGGCCATTATATTTCTTAAACAAATGTTCTAATTCTTCTGCGTAGAGAATAATTGATTTTGCTGATAGTTCAAGCAAATCTTGTATTTCTTTTATAGTGCGCCATTTCTTTTCTTCTAGTAAAAAATTAAACATCCGTATTTTTTTCTGCGAGGTTTTTGTTAAGAAAGTCTGCATGAAAGCACCTCCATCTTTAATAATATCAATTTAAGGTTTCGTTACTTTTATTATACGCTAATCAAATATGAGATAAAAAAATTTGCTTAAAAAAACTTGTCATAGTTTTTACTATGACAAGTTTTTTCATTCCTTTATAAAGGTGCATCTTCTAAAGACCAAATAATTTCTCCTTGATAACTTCCTGACGAATTAGATGGTGATAGTTTTAACTCTAATAGTTTTGTTAAGTTTATTATTTTATTGCCATTACCAGAAGCGACAAGTTGTTCTTCGTTATTCATTATCTTTTTATTTTGCGTTTTTTCATCGTTAAGATAAAGCGCGTGTTTTAGTAGTTGACCGTCTTTGGAAGTCATTTCTTTTTTGAGTTTAACTTTGATTCTCCATGTTCCCTTATCCAACTGGCTGTCATCTTTAATATGGAGCAAAGGATTATTAGACAGCTTTATAAATCTGTCTGTAGGAGGAACTTCTTGATTTCCAAAAGAAAGGTTATCAGGCACGATTAACGTTGGTTTTTCTTCTTTAATCAACGTTCTTTGCTCTATATTAGAAATATTTTCTAAATCATCTTCCAAATAAAAACTAACTTTCTTATTTAGCCAATTTTTGGGTACATCAAAATAAACATTATCTTGAACGTCACTTTGAGCAGCAGTGTATTGCTTGATTACTATCTTTTTATTCTGAAGTTTTGCCATAAGTTTAATATTTTTACCTGCTTCATGTTTGAACCAAATATGTAGTAAACTTTGGTTATTAAAGCGGGAAACTAATAAAGTATCCCCGAGATTTTTTAAACTTAAAATCATACTTCTTTGATAACGATGAGTAATTGTTGGAGTATCCAAGGTATAGATACCAGAATCTTCCGTAACTGTGTTTTTGATTGGTATATAGTTTGGAATTTCTGGATAAAGTTTTGAAACATCAAAAGTCTGTGTTAAAATGCCGGACTTAACTAGAGTATTTTGCAGAGAATGATTATTTTCATCAACAAAAGTGACATGGACTTTTCCTTGGTAATTGATAGCCAAATGAGCTGATGTGGTAGTATCAAACGCGCGTTCACTATTTTGAATTTCTGTTCTTATTGCATAAAAAAGAGATAACTTATTATTTTCAATAAAACGATCCGATACAGGATGTTTATAACGTTGCCACTTAAAATTCACATGATAAGATAAAGTAGTTTCACAAAGACGGGAATCAGTTGGATTATTGGCTGTTACTACAAGAGTATTACCCTGTAATTGTGAAGTAAAAAGACTCGTTACATCTTCACCATCAAAATTATCTATTCTAATATTTTCAAAATGATATTGTTGTGACTGCAATATATTGGTTAAATCAAAGTAAAGTGCTAACTTATTTGGTTTCTGATTATCTGGTACTTTTGGAATGATTTGTTGCGACGAAAGTGTTAGAACAGATTCTGGTTTATCTAAAATCAGAGAATTAGCATATGCCGCTCCAAATTCAGGTTTAGCAATAAATTGAGGGTGATAGGGAACATTGACTGGATTTCTTGTATTATTATGATAAATAAAACGAATACTTTTTGTTGGCTGTGTCACGATTTCTAGTTGCTGTTTTGTATCACCTGTAGCAGCACCGTCTACTTCATTATGATAGGTTACCCAATAAATACCCTTGTCATCGCGCCAAGTTCTAGAAAAAATATTAGTTGGCTCATAGGCATGAAGTGTTTTGAAGGACACATTCGTTACACCAAAATAAAACTGCTTATTTAATTGGTTACAATTAACGGTGGTAGTGATAGCTAATGGAGTATTTGTTTCATCAAAAAATTCATAAGAGACCTCAACATCGCCATCAATAGTTAAATTTAAAAAAGATTCTTTTGCTAGAGAAAGCGTGCCTCCAGCAAAATTGTCGAGATTTTTATGAAGTGAAACATGTACCGATACACTATGACCGTTATACCAGCCCACATTATGAATCGTTGCACTACTTGAAGGCGTGTTAGCATCAACTATAAGTTGTTCACTGGTGGCAGAACCTGTAAAAGAATCAACGGTTGTCTTAGCACCGCGTTGCATTATAAAGATATTTTCTGCTGGTGTATAAGATCCTGGCAATTGTATAAAATAACCATAGTCATGCAAATTTGTATGATTTGTTAGCTTTGTAACCAATTTAGTTGCATACCCTGGGGTAGTGATACTCAAACTAATAAAGACGCCTAATAAAAATAGATACAGCTTCACTGAGTTTTTCATTATATTAAACCTCTTTTCTTCTTAAAGAAACTACCAATAACAGTATTCCAACAAGAAACAGGCCCGATAAAGAAAACCATAAATTGTCGTTTAAATTAAGCTGTGGTAGTGAATCTGTTGCTTTTTTTGATACGCTATTTGAATCGTGATTTTTAACAAGATAGACCTTTTTTAAAGAGACGGTCTGATTGGATTTCGAAGAAAAGTAAAATGTAATTGTGGCGTCTTTTTGAACTTGATTTGTTTTGGCTAAAGCATTTTCAGGTATTGAAAATAGCGTCAAAAGTATTATAAGACAACTTGTTATCATTATTTTTTTCATCATCATCCTCCTAATGTTCATCTTTACTTTTCAATAGGATAGAAATATACACTAATCGCGCCATCACTATAAAAAAGCATACACCAAGGAAAAGAAAGTAGGAGTGAGACCGTCTTTCTTTTATTGCTTTTGTTGTCAGCAAATAAGCAAGGACAAAACTTACTATTATTCTTTTTTTCATTTTTATTCTCCTAAGGCAAGCTTTTTTTTTGGCGTAACTTCAAGATGTAAGCTAATAAAATAAATATTACGATAAGGCAGATCGCAATAATACCATACAGCCAGACAGACCTTTTTTCTTTTGGAACACGAACAGCTTTTTTATTTAATGTTTCATCTTTTTGATCAATTTTAAAATCTTTGGCTAATTTCCACTTTTTGCCAGAGCTATCTTGTAAAAGAACAGTTAAAGTATAGTTTCCGGATTTTAAAGGTGTATTTTTCCATGAAAGAGGTAAATTAAAAGTACAACGTGGAGCAAAAGAGACTTTTTTTATTACTTCTTGGATTTTGTCTTTTTGATTTTTCTTGGTAACATAGGCATCCATGTCGAGCCGGCTCAGCAACACAGCTTTGGGATTTTCTAATGTTGCAAATAACGTAAGGTAGCCGTTATCAAGTCCTGGTTTCACCTTGGCAAGTAGTAGTTGTGGTGCGATGTTGACTTCGTTTTCTATAAGCTTTACACCAATGGTATAAGCAAACTTATTGGTCAACTGAAGTCCATCTTTTTTTTCATCATTTTTCTTTTCAATTTCATAAAGGTAGAATCCACCTAAAATCGTACCATTAAACCCTTTTTTCGGTATAGTTAGCTGAAAAGATATTTTTTTTGTTTCGCCTTTTTTCAGTGTTACAACTTGAGATGGGCTTATCATATCTTTGAAAGTAGGTCCGCCTAAAAGTTTTTGATTAGGATCAGAATAATCTAAAGCGCCATTTTTATTGGTACATCCATTATTGGCTTCTATTTTTACAGTAACTGTTTTCTCACTAGTATTTTTCAAACGCAACTGCAAAGCTTGCTTACTACCCGCAACTACTTTTAAATCGTAATAGCTTGCTTGAGATTGTTGATTATCCGGTAAAATGGCTTCAGCTTGAAAGCTTACATAGTTTTTAGATGCTATGACTTTTGAAGGAAAAGTAAACCAGATGATGGTGATAAAACTAAGAAAAAAGATGGGCTTGAAAAGCGCCCACCTTTTAAAGTTATTACATTGGTGCATCGGTTAATCCCCATGTCAAACTAGCAGTATAGGCTTGTGCTTCTACGCCTGCTTGTGGTACAAATAATTTTACTTTTTCGTTGTGCCCTTTTTTTCCTTCAAATAATGTCGCCCAGGCACCAGCACCTTGTCCTTTTTCAGCAACCATGACCGGTTGAAAGGATTGATTCAAATCAATTCTTTCTGAACTAATGGTTGGAGGAGTGGAAGTATTCTTTTGTGTCACTACTTTACCATTCATAAAACTTAATTGAGCACCTTTTAACGGCTTTTGATTTTTTGCACCTTTAAATTCAGAAACTGAAACTGATAATGTCCAACCTTTCATATCACCGCGAGTATCATTTACTTGAACAAAAGGTCGCTGGTTTTGAGCATAGTAGGTAGTATCATTGGGTTGTATTTCTTGACTTCCAAAACTAATACTTGAAGCAAATGGAATCGTAAGAGCACCTGTTGCGCCGGTTTCTGGTGTTTCATCTGTGTCGCCTGTAGGATCAACAACGGGTTTTACGTTTGTACCAGAACCTGGTTGTAGTGTCACATCGGCCTCATTGGTTACGAGAGTATTGTCTGCGGCAAATACTGTTGGTGTAGCAACAGATAAAATCAAAGTACTAAAAGTAAGTGATGCTAAAATTTTCTTTTTCATTTTAACTTTTCCTCCTAAATTTTTTAGTCTTTTTAGACCTATTAATATTTTTACATTCAAAAAATAAAAGCGTAATAGCAAAAAAATTCCAATATTTAGAAAAAAAATAAAAGTACTTTAAAAAAATTGAAATATACAGGAAAAAATGTGAAATGCATCACTTTTTTTGTTGCAAATTAGAGGTATTTAAGATTTGTTAATGAACGTGGTATAGTAAGGATAATAGATTTAACGTTGTTAAAAAGGAGTAGTTAAAATGAAAGTTGTATTTCATGTAGATGAAGTTGAAAAGTGGCAAGAAGCAACACGAAATATTCAGAATTTACTTAACTTAGTGCAAGACGCTGAAATTGTTTTAGTGGCAAATGGCAGCGGAGTTCAAAGCTATCAATTGGAACATGCCCAAAAGTTTATTTCCAAATATCCGAATGTTTCCTTTCATGCTTGTAAAAATGCTTTAAAAGCATTTTTAATGGAAAATGCAGTTCCTGAGGGAGTAACAGTTGTATCTGCAGGAGTTTTAGATTTAATTCAATTACAAGAAGCTGGATTTACTTATATCAAACCATAATAGAAGTGTAGGGACGTATGAACTCTTAGTCACTATAAGTAAAGTTCACTACAATAACTAAAAAGACAGTTGGAGAAAGAAAATGAAAAAAATAACCATCAATGAGGTTGCCCAAGAAGCAGGGGTATCAAAGACGACCATTTCGCGCTTTTTAAATCATAATTACGGCAATATGTCTAAAGAAACCAAAGCAAGAATTGAAGAAGTCATCAAACGCCTTGGTTATAGACCAAGTAAACAAGCACAAGCATTAAAATCAAAACACAGTTACTTGATAGGCGTTGTGGTGGCGGATATCTCAAATATGTATTCTTCATTATTACTGAAAGGAATTGGGTCAATTCTTGAAAAAAATGGCTATCAAATGATTATTATGGATGCAAGTAACTCGATTACAAAGGAAAAAGAATTACTACAACGATTACTTGATCAGAGTGTTGAAGGAATTATTTTGCAGCCATCTTCACGTCAGTCAGAACAATATGAATTTATCAATAAATTTAATATTCCATTATTATTAGTAGATCGTCAAACGGAACCAGAAGAATGGACTTCTGTTTTGACAAACAATGTTGCTGCTACAAAAGAAGTAGTAAATAAAGCCTTGCAAAAAGGTTATGAGGATTTTTTTGTTCTTAGTGAACCGATAAAAAATGTCAGCACTCGGGAAGTACGTTCGCAAACGGTTATTCAGAGTGTTTTAAAAGCGGGTAAACAAGTTCAAGTAATTGAAGCCAATAGTAAAGAAGAACTAAAAAGTGTGATTGAAGCGATTCTTCTGAAACCAAAAAAAAAGCTACTATTTGCTTCAAATGGTCGCATTTTAATGGATAGTTTAGCCATTTTGATTAATCAAACGATTACTATGCCCGATGTAATAGGAATTACAGGTTTTGATGATTGGAGTTTAACAGAATTGGTGGGTCCAGGTATTACAAGTATCGAACAACCTTCACGAAAAATTGGAGAAATCGCAGCAGAAGAGTTACTAACTATATTGCGGAATGGAAACAAAAATGTGACAGAAATTATTGTGCCTTCTACAATTCGTTGGCGCAAATCTGTTTAATTTAAGTTTTTTTTTAAAGAAGATGACAAAGAAAACAGCCTCTTAGAAACCGGTTTCTAAGAGGCTGTTCTTTTTATTCAGTTTTGAATGTTGTTTTTTAATAATGTAACCGTTGACATTTTTTAGAAACCGGTTTACTATCTGTATATAGAAACCGGTTAACTAATTGAAAGGATGGGCTTTATGGAGAAAAATAAAATCGTACTTAACTTCTTAGCTTTTGCAAAAAAAATTGAGAATGGTGCTCAACAAAATGAATTATTCGCACAAATAGCTGCTCTAGGATTTCAAGCGGTAGAAATCCGCAGAGAATATTTTAAAGATATCACAAAAGAAATTCCGCTGATTAAAAAAGAAGCGGAACGTCTACAACTTGAATTATTTTATAGTGTACCAGATGAAGTCTATATTAACGGTGAAGTAAATCCTAAATTAAAGAGATATATAGACGAAGCAAATAGTATGGGTGTTAAACAGATTAAATGGAATATCGGAGATTTTACAGGTGAGCTACATTTGAAAGAAATGAAAGCGCTTGTTGACAAGGGCGTAGCAATTACAATTGAAAATGATCAAACCCAAACCTCGGGGACTATTGCAGCAATAAAAAAATATATGACTGCTGTAAAAGCAACAGATTTAGGTATTGGTTATGTCTATGATTTAGGCAACTGGCGTTTTGTGGGTCAAGATGAAGTCAAAGCAGCTGAAGAATTAGCAGAATATGTGCATTACATTCACGTCAAAGATGTTCGTTATGAAAATGATCAACCACAAGCAACAGGATTAGATCACGGTGTTATTGATTGGCGCAAAGTACTAGGTATTTTACCAGCTAATCTTCCGATTGCTATTGAATATCCAACTACTACTGATGAAGAAATCCTTGAAGCAAAATTACTTTTAGAGGAGGAAGTAAAATGAGTGAACAACAAACAAAAATAGATGCCGAAAAATTTGCTTATCATTTCATGGACACGATTAATCGTCCAGACATTAATACAGAAAGCATGGAAGGGGCAGCCAAAGAGGCATTAGCTGCTTACTTAACAGCTTATTATTTAATTCAAAAATTTAATCATTTAGAAAATGATTTCTTTATCGAAGACCATAAGAAACCCGTTTCAAATTATCAACGTATTTTAAGTGAATTAAACAAATATTAGGAGGCGTAAAAAATGGGTGGCGCAATAACTGGAATTTTACTTGCATTAACCTTTATCGTTTTTGTCATTTACGCCATGAAAGGCGGAAACTTGACCGTTGGCTTCTTCGTCATGGCAGTTTTATGGACGATTATTGGCTTGGTTCCTTTTAACCAAGCAATTAAAGAAATTTTTACTGAACCTGTTTTAAATTACGGAAAAACAGCAGCTTATATTATTTTTGGTTCTTGGTTTGGACGAGTGCTAGTAGATACAGGTATTGCAGGCAGTATTAGCCGCCGAACAGAAAAAGTAGGAAAGAAAAGTCCTGTATTAGCAACAATTTTAATTGCTTTTGTAATCGCTTTAATATTCACCAGTTCTTATGGTGTTGGGTCAGCAATTGCAGTCGGTGTAATCTTATTTCCAATTATGTTCTCTATTGGGGTACCACGAAATATTGCGGTTTCAGTTTTTACAATTGCAATTGGTGCGGCTATGTATGTTAACAATGTTTTATTCGTTCAATTTCAAGTATTTTTCCCTAAAGTAGCTTGGGGCCCTCATTATCAGCGCTTTGGTTTTGTCGCAATGGGGATTCAGATGGTTATCTTAGTATTATTTATTTTATTTAATGCAAAAAAAATACGAAACGGAAAGCCTGAAATTATTGAAAGTAGTAGTGAAGAGGAAATTGTAGAAGTACCAATCTGGACCTATATTTTGCCAGTATTACCTGTGGCTTTAAGTATTTTTGCTAAATGGGATGCAGTACCAGCTTTGCTTCTTTCAACGATTATTGCTTTTGCCGCAACCGGTAATATGAAAAAGTATACGAAATTTGTCAT
The genomic region above belongs to Enterococcus saigonensis and contains:
- a CDS encoding sugar phosphate isomerase/epimerase family protein, giving the protein MEKNKIVLNFLAFAKKIENGAQQNELFAQIAALGFQAVEIRREYFKDITKEIPLIKKEAERLQLELFYSVPDEVYINGEVNPKLKRYIDEANSMGVKQIKWNIGDFTGELHLKEMKALVDKGVAITIENDQTQTSGTIAAIKKYMTAVKATDLGIGYVYDLGNWRFVGQDEVKAAEELAEYVHYIHVKDVRYENDQPQATGLDHGVIDWRKVLGILPANLPIAIEYPTTTDEEILEAKLLLEEEVK
- a CDS encoding gluconate:proton symporter, which produces MGGAITGILLALTFIVFVIYAMKGGNLTVGFFVMAVLWTIIGLVPFNQAIKEIFTEPVLNYGKTAAYIIFGSWFGRVLVDTGIAGSISRRTEKVGKKSPVLATILIAFVIALIFTSSYGVGSAIAVGVILFPIMFSIGVPRNIAVSVFTIAIGAAMYVNNVLFVQFQVFFPKVAWGPHYQRFGFVAMGIQMVILVLFILFNAKKIRNGKPEIIESSSEEEIVEVPIWTYILPVLPVALSIFAKWDAVPALLLSTIIAFAATGNMKKYTKFVMMMNETAKHAISDIAGLLIMLFVLTMFQSAAVHAMSGFTSVFQQIIPDSKLALIIIVAVIAPLSYFRGPLMLYGAGAATAAILVGTGMFDQYFLYGLLVVPSMMGVSACITQSWNLWSVQYAGLDTKTFLLTGLPWAWAATVLNLIAAYILL